A portion of the Magnetococcales bacterium genome contains these proteins:
- a CDS encoding CYTH domain-containing protein — translation MGREIERKFLVRGDAWRSLGVGVSYRQGFLSADRERVVRVRIAGGAATLTVKGPTRNFTRAEFDYAIPLEDARFMLDHLCVRPLIEKLRYRIAVGDLLWEVDEFAGENRGLILAEVELTAEDQIVVPPAWIGEEVSGDPRYFNSNLIVHPYCRWQEGCSATGG, via the coding sequence ATGGGTCGGGAGATTGAGCGCAAATTTTTGGTGCGGGGAGACGCTTGGCGTTCCCTGGGGGTGGGAGTCTCCTATCGGCAGGGTTTTTTGTCGGCTGACCGGGAACGGGTGGTGCGGGTCCGGATTGCCGGCGGAGCTGCGACCCTGACCGTCAAGGGACCGACCCGGAATTTTACCCGCGCCGAGTTTGATTATGCCATTCCCCTGGAGGATGCCCGCTTCATGTTGGACCATTTATGTGTCCGCCCGTTGATCGAGAAGCTTCGTTATCGCATTGCGGTGGGGGATTTGCTGTGGGAGGTGGATGAGTTTGCCGGGGAAAATCGAGGCTTGATTCTGGCCGAGGTCGAGTTGACGGCAGAGGATCAGATCGTTGTCCCTCCTGCCTGGATTGGGGAGGAGGTGTCGGGTGACCCACGCTATTTCAATTCCAATCTGATCGTACATCCCTATTGCCGTTGGCAAGAGGGGTGTTCTGCAACGGGGGGCTGA
- a CDS encoding symmetrical bis(5'-nucleosyl)-tetraphosphatase, producing the protein MAVYAIGDVHGCIAELESLLRRIRFDWQQDQLWFVGDLINRGPDSLGVLRMVRSMGKRATVVMGNHEFRAILGMCRGGSPYFREHMAYLTQAPEADQILDWLFHLPLFHWDRELGCALVHAGLSPLWSLASSLRRAEEVSSVLTDTPARVEFFHHNENRSFPTFETEAMFAMDRYWLELTVFTRLRRCTTDGRFLWPGTEMGRGDNPFLPPNANSPFQAWYDVRPWEPGDKVVYGHWASAGLTIRPHSFGLDSGCVYGKGLTAIRLDDPKHPIYQVESRAYAPHD; encoded by the coding sequence ATGGCGGTTTATGCAATCGGCGATGTGCACGGTTGCATCGCGGAGTTGGAGTCGCTCCTCAGGCGGATTCGCTTCGATTGGCAACAGGACCAGTTGTGGTTTGTGGGGGATCTGATCAACCGCGGTCCCGACTCGCTGGGGGTGCTGCGGATGGTACGGTCAATGGGCAAGCGGGCCACGGTGGTGATGGGCAACCACGAATTCCGGGCCATCCTGGGCATGTGCCGCGGGGGTTCTCCCTATTTTCGTGAACACATGGCTTACCTCACGCAGGCGCCGGAAGCCGACCAGATTCTGGATTGGTTGTTCCATCTTCCCTTGTTTCACTGGGACCGGGAGCTGGGGTGTGCCCTGGTGCATGCCGGACTTTCGCCGCTGTGGAGTCTGGCCTCATCTCTTCGCCGTGCCGAGGAGGTGAGTTCGGTATTGACCGACACCCCGGCCCGTGTCGAATTTTTCCATCACAATGAGAACCGCTCATTTCCCACCTTTGAAACCGAAGCCATGTTTGCCATGGATCGGTACTGGTTGGAGTTGACGGTCTTCACCCGTCTGCGACGCTGCACCACCGATGGCCGTTTTCTTTGGCCGGGCACGGAGATGGGGCGCGGTGACAACCCTTTTTTACCCCCGAATGCAAACTCTCCCTTTCAAGCCTGGTACGATGTACGTCCATGGGAACCCGGCGACAAGGTCGTCTACGGGCACTGGGCTTCCGCCGGGTTGACCATCCGTCCGCACTCGTTTGGCCTGGATTCCGGGTGTGTCTACGGAAAGGGTCTCACCGCCATTCGCCTGGATGACCCCAAGCATCCGATCTATCAGGTGGAGAGCAGGGCCTATGCCCCCCATGATTGA